From the Flavimarina sp. Hel_I_48 genome, one window contains:
- a CDS encoding hydroxymethylglutaryl-CoA lyase, translating into MPETIKVVECPRDAMQGIKKPIPTEKKIQYIQALLRCGFDTLDFGSFVSPKAIPQMQDTADVLSGLDLTRTNTKLLAIVANARGAEDASQHENIDYLGYPFSISENFQMRNTHKTIEQSVDVLKEILETANKANKEVVTYISMGFGNPYGDPWNVEIVAEWADKLASMGVKILSLSDTVGSSDAETIHYLFSHLIPKYPTIEFGAHLHTTPGAWFEKLNAAYTAGCNRFDGAIQGYGGCPMAKDELTGNMPTEKMLSYFNTKKIDTGVRPMSFESAHNEASNLFLNYH; encoded by the coding sequence ATGCCAGAAACTATAAAAGTAGTGGAATGCCCAAGAGATGCTATGCAGGGCATAAAAAAACCTATACCTACCGAAAAGAAGATACAGTATATTCAGGCTTTATTGCGTTGTGGTTTTGACACTCTTGATTTTGGCAGTTTTGTCTCGCCCAAAGCCATACCACAAATGCAGGATACCGCAGACGTTCTGTCCGGTCTGGATTTAACCAGGACAAATACAAAATTACTTGCCATTGTTGCCAATGCTCGAGGGGCAGAAGATGCTTCTCAGCACGAAAACATTGATTATCTGGGTTATCCATTCAGTATTTCTGAAAATTTTCAGATGAGGAATACCCACAAAACAATTGAGCAATCTGTGGATGTTTTAAAAGAAATCCTTGAGACGGCAAATAAAGCAAATAAGGAAGTAGTGACGTATATATCAATGGGTTTTGGCAATCCTTATGGTGATCCCTGGAATGTGGAAATTGTCGCAGAATGGGCAGATAAATTGGCTAGTATGGGAGTAAAAATCCTTTCCTTATCTGATACTGTGGGAAGTTCTGATGCAGAGACCATACATTATCTTTTTTCCCACCTTATTCCAAAATACCCGACCATAGAATTCGGGGCGCATTTGCATACCACGCCTGGCGCCTGGTTTGAAAAATTAAATGCGGCATATACTGCAGGTTGTAATCGTTTTGACGGTGCCATTCAGGGTTATGGGGGATGTCCCATGGCAAAAGATGAGCTCACGGGAAATATGCCTACTGAAAAAATGTTATCGTATTTTAACACAAAGAAAATAGATACTGGCGTTCGTCCCATGAGTTTTGAGTCTGCACATAATGAAGCGTCCAACCTTTTTTTGAATTATCATTAA
- a CDS encoding TlpA disulfide reductase family protein, with protein MNKIALAFLALSVLASCDKKSEERWSQNGNLSLSTEKPMRGESVRLKYKKAATGTAKVDLQSILYVIVDDEVYAQDLNVENGDTTFIETIKIPDSATAIAFLFKADKKMDTNNDSGYVYELYDKDGNEIPGSTLSALHFKSGMGSYLAEIKFQPEEAAEQLKSSFKNNSANKEKLIPEYFGFIKRADDTLAKNLAAEYSERYKNKTNLSEEDYDQLTSLYRILGNEDASDSIQQLATKDYAMGTIANEKSYRELLELTTVEEKEGKFAEIDTSFEKSSWIRPHALQQLAVGYMEKGNTEKFLQYASKIEDKDQLASLYNYQAWEMAGQDKQLDFALKISKRSLDLMEELLENPENKPNYLTESQFKDQLEGSEKMYIDTYAFILFKEGKIKDALSYQEKAIGNGKNPETNEHYIQYLIADHQYDKAQSNAEVFIKENAATTKIKEFLKEAYTNGGKKQEDFEGYLIALEETAKKKAKSDLKESMIDDEAPQFSLINLDGEQVTLADLKGKTVVLDFWATWCGPCKSSFPGMQMAVDKFKDDPNVAFLFVDTWESSTGEERMESVSEFIKQNKYSFNVLMDVPLEEGSREYKVVSEYGVDGIPTKFVLGPDGRVKFKAVGYSGSTDALASEIELMIELTQS; from the coding sequence ATGAATAAAATAGCACTTGCATTTTTGGCTTTGTCAGTTTTGGCTAGCTGTGATAAGAAATCTGAAGAAAGATGGTCGCAAAATGGCAATCTTTCCCTTTCTACTGAAAAACCTATGCGCGGTGAAAGCGTTCGGCTCAAGTATAAAAAGGCTGCGACAGGTACCGCTAAAGTTGACCTGCAGAGCATTTTGTACGTTATCGTAGATGATGAAGTATATGCTCAGGATCTGAATGTAGAGAATGGGGATACAACCTTTATTGAAACTATTAAAATCCCAGATTCCGCTACGGCTATTGCCTTTTTATTTAAGGCAGATAAAAAGATGGATACTAATAATGATAGCGGCTATGTCTATGAACTTTATGATAAAGATGGTAATGAAATTCCTGGCAGCACATTAAGCGCACTCCATTTTAAATCTGGAATGGGCAGTTATCTCGCAGAAATAAAATTTCAGCCAGAAGAAGCTGCAGAACAGTTGAAAAGTTCATTTAAAAATAATTCGGCAAATAAAGAGAAATTAATCCCTGAATATTTTGGTTTTATTAAACGTGCGGATGATACACTGGCTAAAAATCTTGCTGCAGAATATTCAGAACGCTATAAGAATAAAACAAATCTCAGCGAGGAAGATTATGACCAGTTGACCTCGTTATACAGAATTCTGGGGAACGAGGATGCCAGCGATTCTATTCAACAGCTGGCAACAAAGGACTATGCAATGGGTACAATTGCCAACGAAAAAAGTTATAGGGAATTATTGGAGTTGACAACTGTTGAAGAAAAGGAGGGAAAATTTGCAGAAATTGACACTTCTTTTGAAAAGTCTTCTTGGATAAGGCCACATGCCTTACAACAGCTCGCGGTGGGTTATATGGAAAAAGGCAATACTGAGAAGTTTCTGCAATATGCTTCAAAAATTGAGGATAAGGACCAACTGGCAAGCCTTTATAATTATCAGGCCTGGGAAATGGCCGGTCAGGATAAACAGCTGGACTTTGCATTAAAAATTTCCAAACGTTCTTTAGATTTAATGGAAGAGTTATTGGAAAATCCTGAAAACAAACCCAATTATCTTACAGAAAGCCAATTTAAAGACCAGCTAGAAGGTTCTGAAAAAATGTACATTGATACGTATGCTTTTATACTTTTCAAGGAAGGAAAAATCAAAGATGCGCTTTCTTATCAGGAAAAAGCTATAGGTAATGGCAAAAACCCAGAAACAAATGAGCACTATATTCAATATTTAATCGCTGATCATCAGTATGATAAAGCACAATCTAATGCTGAGGTTTTTATTAAAGAAAATGCGGCTACAACAAAAATCAAGGAATTCTTAAAAGAAGCGTATACTAACGGCGGCAAAAAGCAAGAAGACTTTGAAGGTTATTTAATCGCCTTAGAAGAGACCGCAAAGAAAAAGGCAAAGTCAGACCTTAAAGAAAGTATGATTGACGATGAGGCACCACAATTCAGCCTTATAAATCTTGATGGAGAACAAGTAACACTCGCAGATCTCAAGGGAAAAACGGTGGTTTTAGACTTTTGGGCAACCTGGTGCGGTCCTTGCAAAAGTTCTTTTCCGGGCATGCAAATGGCTGTTGACAAGTTTAAAGATGATCCTAATGTTGCGTTTTTATTTGTTGATACCTGGGAGAGCAGCACCGGCGAAGAGCGAATGGAAAGCGTTAGTGAATTTATCAAACAAAACAAGTATTCATTTAATGTTCTAATGGATGTGCCCCTGGAAGAAGGCAGCAGGGAATATAAAGTAGTAAGTGAGTATGGTGTTGATGGTATTCCCACTAAATTTGTTCTGGGACCTGATGGTCGTGTGAAATTTAAAGCCGTAGGTTATTCTGGAAGCACAGATGCCCTAGCTTCTGAAATAGAATTGATGATAGAACTGACACAATCATAG